From Scleropages formosus chromosome 9, fSclFor1.1, whole genome shotgun sequence, one genomic window encodes:
- the s1pr3a gene encoding sphingosine 1-phosphate receptor 3a — MEAVVEEGMNEVIIMHYNHSGKWGRPRSNETCKTVMLLLICALILLENVTVLLAMWRNKRFHNRMYFLIGNLALSDLLAGVAYVVNIFTSGQRTFFLTPTQWLAREGSMFVALSASTFSLLAIGIERHMTMVRLRPCEAAGRGRLLGLLGACWAVSVLLGALPSLGWNCLGRLSACSTVLPLYHKTYVAFCISVFSALLVAIVILYIRIYRLVTSSGRRVGGRPSECSLALLRTVVIVLGVFVVCWAPLFLLLLLDVGCSPTRCPVLYQVDWFIALAVLNSALNPLIYTLSSREMRAAFFRLLCCCQAQMDTPPPNIGPAHLGTVIPTVENSKSSMGRIDHKATAPAKAKTATTLNPSHQRPEPPSPMTSHPSGPAELLSAVLVKAGALPSLSKF; from the coding sequence ATGGAGGCTGTGGTGGAGGAGGGGATGAATGAAGTGATCATCATGCACTACAACCATTCTGGCAAGTGGGGGCGCCCACGCAGCAACGAGACCTGCAAGACGGTCATGCTGCTCTTGATCTGTGCGCTGATCCTGCTGGAGAATGTGACGGTGCTGCTGGCCATGTGGAGGAACAAGCGCTTCCACAACCGCATGTACTTCCTCATCGGCAACCTGGCGCTGTCCGACCTGCTGGCGGGCGTCGCCTACGTGGTGAACATCTTCACGTCGGGCCAGCGCACCTTCTTCCTGACGCCCACGCAGTGGCTGGCCCGGGAGGGCAGCATGTTCGTGGCCCTCAGCGCCTCCACCTTCAGCCTGTTGGCCATCGGCATCGAGCGCCACATGACCATGGTGAGGCTGCGGCCCTGTGAGGCGGCAGGACGGGGCCGTCTGCTGGGTCTGCTCGGCGCCTGCTGGGCCGTCTCCGTGCTGCTCGGCGCCCTGCCCAGCCTGGGCTGGAACTGCCTGGGCCGCTTGTCAGCGTGCTCTACCGTGCTGCCTCTGTACCACAAGACCTACGTGGCCTTCTGCATCAGCGTTTTCAGCGCACTGCTGGTGGCCATCGTCATCCTCTACATCCGCATCTACCGGCTGGTGACGTCCAGCGGGAGGCGTGTGGGTGGCCGGCCGTCGGAGTGTTCGCTGGCGCTGCTGCGCACCGTCGTCATCGTGCTGGGAGTGTTTGTGGTGTGCTGGGCCCcgctcttcctgctgctgctgctggacgtGGGCTGCAGCCCTACACGCTGCCCCGTGCTCTACCAGGTGGACTGGTTCATCGCGCTGGCCGTGCTCAACTCGGCTCTCAACCCACTCATCTACACGCTCTCCAGCCGCGAGATGAGGGCCGCCTTCTTCCGCCTTCTGTGCTGCTGCCAGGCCCAGATGGACACGCCCCCTCCCAACATAGGTCCGGCCCACTTGGGCACGGTCATCCCCACTGTGGAAAACAGTAAGTCCAGCATGGGCAGGATAGACCATAAGGCCACAGCACCAGCCAAGGCCAAGACAGCAACTACCCTAAATCCCAGCCACCAACGCCCCGAGCCCCCATCGCCCATGACCTCACACCCCTCTGGTCCTGCCGAACTCCTGTCCGCGGTCTTGGTGAAGGCAGGTGCTCTCCCCTCGCTGAGTAAGTTCTGA